A section of the Oscillospiraceae bacterium genome encodes:
- the greA gene encoding transcription elongation factor GreA: protein MEKQTVLTNEGLAKLNEELTQLRTVTRKEVAERLKIARGYGDLSENSEYDEAKNEQAKVEARILELETIITKAKVVSRSDINSNAVGIGSHVLLLDTEYNEEMDVFLVGSSESDPDGNRISNESPIGEAILGRKVGDTVEAVTPSGTLKFKILKILE from the coding sequence ATGGAAAAACAAACCGTCCTCACCAACGAGGGACTGGCAAAACTCAACGAAGAACTCACACAACTCAGAACCGTCACCCGAAAAGAAGTCGCGGAACGCCTTAAAATCGCCCGCGGCTACGGCGATCTCTCCGAAAACAGCGAGTATGACGAAGCGAAAAACGAACAGGCCAAAGTCGAGGCGCGAATTCTCGAACTCGAGACCATCATCACCAAAGCCAAGGTCGTCAGCCGCAGCGACATCAACAGCAATGCCGTCGGCATCGGCTCCCATGTGCTGCTGCTCGACACCGAGTATAACGAGGAGATGGACGTCTTTTTGGTCGGGAGCAGCGAATCCGATCCGGACGGCAACCGTATCTCCAACGAATCCCCGATCGGCGAGGCCATTCTTGGCCGTAAAGTCGGCGATACCGTTGAAGCCGTCACCCCATCCGGGACTCTGAAATTTAAAATTTTAAAAATTCTCGAATAA
- the lysS gene encoding lysine--tRNA ligase, which yields METGNENALQPELSEILQIRRDKLTALRAAGNNPFEITVFDRKNTAAEIIGDFEKYENQTVSVAGRMMSWRDMGKACFMDLQDTSGKIQLYIKIDEVGEETYAGMKNWDIGDILGVVGYVFRTRRGEISIHAHQVTLLSKSLLPLPEKFHGLTDTDLRYRQRYVDLIVNPEVKDTFYKRSKILSLIRKFLDAKGYLEVDTPVLHTLETGAAARPFKTHHNTLDIDMYLRIETELYLKRLIVGGIDKVYEVGRIFRNEGMDTRHNPEFTSVELYEAYTDFHGMMDIVEELYIYLAKEVCGTAELTYQGKQIRMDGPWPRVTMADAVRQYSGVDYYDWKSDEDAQAAAKAKNVHYDKNACTKGDILAAFFDEFVEANLIQPTFIYDYPVAISPLAKRRPDDPEFTERFEFFINGGEMGNAFSELNDPIDQRARFERQAAERRRQGANAQVDEDFLTAMEYGMPPTGGLGFGLDRLVMLLTDSASIRDVLLFPTMKPEL from the coding sequence ATGGAAACAGGAAACGAAAACGCCCTTCAGCCCGAACTCTCCGAAATTCTACAAATCCGGCGCGACAAGCTCACGGCCCTTCGGGCTGCGGGCAATAATCCGTTTGAGATCACCGTCTTTGACCGTAAAAACACCGCCGCCGAGATCATCGGGGATTTTGAAAAATATGAAAACCAAACCGTCAGCGTCGCGGGCAGAATGATGTCGTGGCGCGATATGGGTAAGGCCTGCTTCATGGACCTTCAGGACACGAGCGGCAAAATCCAGCTCTATATCAAAATCGACGAGGTGGGCGAAGAGACCTATGCGGGAATGAAAAACTGGGACATCGGGGATATCCTCGGCGTTGTCGGCTATGTTTTCCGTACCCGCCGCGGCGAGATTTCGATTCACGCCCATCAGGTGACCCTGCTTTCCAAATCCCTGCTCCCGCTCCCCGAAAAATTCCACGGTCTGACCGACACCGATCTGCGTTATCGCCAGCGGTATGTCGATCTCATCGTCAATCCCGAGGTCAAGGACACGTTTTATAAGCGCAGCAAGATCCTCTCGCTGATCCGCAAATTCCTCGACGCGAAGGGCTATCTCGAGGTCGACACCCCGGTGCTGCACACGCTCGAAACCGGCGCCGCGGCCCGTCCGTTCAAGACCCACCACAACACCCTCGACATCGATATGTATCTGCGCATCGAGACCGAACTCTACTTAAAGCGCCTGATCGTCGGCGGCATCGACAAGGTCTATGAAGTCGGCCGCATCTTCCGCAACGAGGGGATGGACACCCGCCACAACCCCGAATTCACTTCCGTCGAGCTCTACGAGGCCTACACCGACTTTCACGGCATGATGGATATCGTCGAAGAACTCTATATCTATCTGGCCAAAGAGGTCTGCGGCACCGCCGAACTCACTTATCAGGGCAAACAGATCCGCATGGACGGCCCGTGGCCCCGCGTCACGATGGCGGATGCGGTCAGGCAGTATTCCGGCGTCGATTATTACGACTGGAAGTCCGACGAAGACGCGCAAGCCGCCGCAAAGGCAAAGAACGTCCATTATGATAAAAACGCCTGCACCAAGGGCGATATCCTCGCGGCTTTCTTCGATGAATTTGTCGAGGCAAACCTCATCCAGCCCACTTTTATCTATGATTATCCGGTCGCCATTTCTCCGCTTGCGAAGCGCAGACCGGACGATCCCGAATTCACCGAGCGTTTCGAATTTTTTATCAACGGCGGCGAGATGGGCAACGCCTTCTCGGAATTAAACGACCCGATCGACCAGCGGGCGCGTTTTGAGCGTCAGGCCGCGGAACGCCGCAGGCAGGGCGCGAACGCGCAGGTCGACGAGGATTTTTTGACCGCAATGGAATACGGAATGCCGCCGACGGGCGGGCTCGGCTTCGGGCTCGACCGGCTGGTGATGCTGCTCACCGACAGCGCGTCGATCCGGGACGTGCTGTTGTTCCCCACCATGAAGCCGGAACTTTAA
- a CDS encoding SpoIIE family protein phosphatase produces MERILQRVKVFFSARIEIKAGIRTALLWAALGFGAAFFKVGNGYTPFAAALCGALPFTGGIAAAAGALIAGIVILPDVQGGVIMMSVGLALAARLFFRQKSRFWGIFTAAAAALAASVLLKYLPDKTVFTLLGAIFEGLLTLGVCFLVSPLNFTAAFSDRASGLAAFVILFAVCAAPGSAGFGGLALGRIIAVAAFLLLIRDANPLYAAAIGAVGGFILTCTSKNMMVLSPALALAAYAFCAFRRSAYGRSFLFFGVSSLVLIACSDAYDALICIYEVGISALVSSSVPIKLYEKLKREKGRPPVQESPEAKRLFALSDAMREVYCDLHEADNRLSALKTPIVTPETIAREVCLSCRRKNYCWNLSYINTEKNLRAAIRQSEDQNLFRDADLSFCIKQEQIHKMIEAGGAVGENLSARRNPCEQFGMMSDLLLAAAQNADFTGEDEYLKSALSGLLRRLKLDQISLSALSNGKSLRLHIICVNAPSASDLQQISMLIEKHTGKKLNKVRIERAAGGYEVTAESAPAVKVDFALAQRSADGICSGDICRILPERGLFILSDGMGTGPRAALDGNMAVSVFEKLYCAGAGIDISLRCANSALASRTDNEALATFDALLIDDGTGEAEFVKAGAFLSYVMRDGSISKIEGDTLPIGIFGEPQLFRKKIRLQKGDILVMASDGIADEELPAACLCDKKERSLKAFCEGLAEEAKDRSDKKDDITVLAIEVS; encoded by the coding sequence ATGGAGAGAATCTTACAGAGAGTAAAAGTGTTTTTCTCCGCAAGAATAGAAATAAAAGCGGGCATCAGAACGGCACTTTTATGGGCTGCGCTCGGATTCGGCGCGGCGTTTTTCAAAGTGGGCAACGGCTATACCCCGTTTGCAGCCGCCTTATGCGGCGCATTGCCGTTTACCGGCGGTATCGCGGCCGCAGCCGGCGCGTTGATCGCCGGAATCGTGATTCTGCCCGATGTGCAGGGCGGCGTCATTATGATGTCCGTCGGGCTTGCGCTTGCCGCAAGGCTGTTTTTCCGTCAAAAATCCCGTTTTTGGGGTATTTTCACGGCAGCGGCCGCGGCGCTTGCCGCTTCCGTTCTGCTCAAATATCTGCCCGATAAAACGGTTTTCACCCTGCTCGGCGCGATTTTCGAGGGGCTTCTGACGCTCGGCGTCTGCTTTTTGGTGAGCCCTCTGAATTTCACGGCGGCGTTTTCCGACAGGGCTTCGGGACTCGCCGCGTTTGTGATTTTATTTGCGGTCTGCGCCGCTCCGGGCAGCGCCGGCTTCGGCGGCCTCGCCCTGGGAAGAATCATTGCCGTCGCCGCGTTTTTATTGTTGATCCGCGACGCCAATCCCTTATACGCGGCCGCCATCGGCGCGGTCGGCGGATTCATTCTGACTTGCACCTCGAAAAATATGATGGTGCTGTCGCCTGCCCTCGCGCTTGCGGCCTATGCGTTCTGCGCATTTCGAAGGAGTGCTTACGGGCGCTCCTTTTTGTTTTTCGGAGTTTCGTCGCTGGTCTTAATCGCCTGTTCGGACGCTTACGACGCCTTGATCTGCATCTATGAAGTCGGCATCTCGGCGTTGGTGTCTTCTTCGGTTCCGATCAAGCTCTATGAAAAGCTGAAGCGTGAAAAAGGCCGCCCGCCGGTTCAGGAGAGCCCCGAGGCAAAACGGCTGTTTGCGCTCTCGGATGCGATGCGCGAGGTCTACTGTGATCTGCATGAGGCCGATAACCGGCTTTCGGCGCTGAAAACGCCCATCGTAACACCCGAGACCATTGCGCGGGAGGTCTGTCTGTCCTGCCGGCGCAAAAACTATTGTTGGAATCTCTCCTATATAAACACGGAAAAAAATCTGCGCGCGGCGATTCGTCAGAGCGAAGATCAAAATCTCTTTAGAGATGCAGACCTGTCCTTCTGCATAAAGCAAGAGCAGATTCATAAGATGATTGAGGCGGGCGGAGCGGTTGGGGAGAACCTCAGCGCCCGCCGAAATCCCTGCGAACAGTTCGGAATGATGTCCGATTTATTGCTCGCGGCGGCGCAAAACGCCGATTTTACGGGCGAGGACGAATACCTCAAATCCGCGCTCTCGGGTTTGCTGCGCCGTTTGAAGCTCGATCAAATCTCTTTGTCGGCCCTCTCGAACGGAAAATCCCTGCGGCTGCATATCATCTGCGTCAATGCGCCTTCCGCTTCCGACCTTCAGCAGATCTCAATGCTCATAGAGAAACATACCGGCAAAAAGCTTAATAAGGTCAGAATCGAGCGCGCAGCAGGCGGTTACGAGGTTACCGCAGAGAGCGCGCCTGCCGTAAAAGTCGATTTCGCGCTTGCCCAGCGCAGCGCAGACGGCATCTGCAGCGGCGATATCTGCCGGATATTGCCCGAGCGCGGGCTGTTCATCCTCTCCGACGGGATGGGCACCGGCCCGAGGGCAGCGCTCGACGGAAATATGGCGGTTTCCGTTTTTGAAAAGCTCTATTGCGCGGGCGCGGGAATCGACATCTCTCTGCGCTGCGCAAACAGCGCGCTTGCCTCCCGCACCGACAACGAAGCGCTGGCGACTTTCGATGCGCTGCTCATCGACGACGGCACGGGCGAAGCTGAATTTGTCAAGGCGGGCGCGTTTCTGAGTTATGTGATGCGCGACGGCAGCATTTCGAAAATCGAGGGCGATACCCTGCCGATCGGAATTTTCGGAGAACCCCAGCTTTTCCGTAAAAAAATACGCCTTCAAAAAGGCGATATTCTCGTAATGGCTTCGGACGGCATCGCCGACGAAGAACTTCCCGCGGCCTGCCTGTGCGATAAAAAAGAGCGGTCACTCAAGGCTTTCTGCGAGGGACTCGCCGAGGAAGCCAAAGACCGCAGCGATAAAAAAGACGATATCACCGTTCTTGCGATCGAGGTGAGCTGA
- a CDS encoding HD domain-containing protein: protein MDERFEQQLKFLAEIDKMKSVFRQTVLIDKSRREDDASHSWHFAVMAMMLAEHCADRSVDFNRVVKMALVHDLIEIYAGDTFAYDAAGNTDKQQREEAAADKLFSLLPQDQGQEIRALWEEFDAERTPDAKYACAIDRLQPFVNNLMTEGHTWKRHGVTAAQVYKRMDPIRAAMPDIWDFIVKSIDDCIRKGYITE, encoded by the coding sequence ATGGACGAGCGGTTTGAACAGCAACTGAAATTCTTAGCCGAGATCGACAAAATGAAGTCGGTTTTCCGGCAGACCGTTTTAATCGATAAATCCCGGCGCGAGGACGACGCCTCGCACTCGTGGCATTTTGCCGTGATGGCAATGATGTTGGCTGAACACTGCGCGGATCGAAGCGTCGATTTCAACCGGGTGGTCAAAATGGCGCTGGTGCACGATTTGATTGAGATATACGCAGGGGACACGTTCGCCTATGACGCCGCCGGCAACACCGATAAACAGCAGCGCGAAGAAGCCGCTGCCGACAAGCTTTTTTCCTTGTTGCCGCAGGATCAGGGGCAGGAGATCCGGGCGTTATGGGAGGAGTTCGACGCCGAGCGGACCCCGGACGCCAAATACGCCTGCGCGATCGACCGGCTGCAGCCGTTTGTCAATAACCTCATGACCGAGGGGCATACCTGGAAACGGCACGGCGTCACCGCCGCGCAGGTCTATAAACGCATGGACCCGATTCGCGCCGCAATGCCCGACATCTGGGATTTTATCGTCAAATCAATCGATGACTGTATCCGAAAGGGCTATATCACCGAATAA
- a CDS encoding DUF4179 domain-containing protein produces MNPIDQKIEGALEQVTLSQDAKYRIKNKVKAFPAKHNKRIGGKLSSAAFLSIVLASLIFITAAAAVGFSLFKGIYGEKAETLTPYGVTIGTSVQNGDVQLTLHESVADDYATAYIFSIKGLTDAGKALVASNTLDPNADETVFRQTNKGETLVKTVLTDNYPTTSVEKNPPKENADCQLYELHQQTDSDGEYVYFDIGLRRNNVMYNAENNASYVIIPIESLREESREYFALYIITPEVQQLTLTFNGLELSLPQATTYIPGTEVIIDGYIQDYMLTEGGLVMIMYDYPTSAVLTPLGLYVNDNHARSLAYRYASLTFNDGSEQYLSEISNDKSGIASWKPRYLPTHYQGAVYLFNEIMDISTVKSLVFSDEIEFPFDGSAPFVRSSGRILDPNDPQLLYWKITAQIRDYIIENCPESQYVRKTGFRASDFSCSYEIIDNGSVNDNNCKFIISFSRLSGGTLEEEARAKVESIKRGINYDLSFNVAGTGVYNGTDVLVVECGETSPGLYKRCIFAFYEGKLLTIEYDGYTGQPTDYAFDALLNLIKFD; encoded by the coding sequence ATGAATCCCATTGATCAAAAAATCGAGGGCGCGCTCGAACAAGTGACCCTCTCGCAGGATGCGAAATACCGCATCAAAAATAAAGTAAAGGCGTTTCCTGCCAAGCATAACAAACGCATTGGCGGAAAACTCTCCTCCGCCGCGTTTTTAAGCATTGTTTTGGCCTCATTGATCTTCATAACGGCGGCAGCTGCCGTAGGATTTTCGCTGTTCAAAGGAATATACGGCGAAAAGGCGGAAACCCTGACGCCTTACGGCGTCACCATCGGCACCAGCGTGCAAAACGGAGATGTTCAATTGACCCTGCACGAATCGGTCGCGGACGATTACGCCACCGCCTATATCTTCTCAATCAAAGGCCTTACTGACGCAGGAAAGGCACTTGTTGCCTCCAATACCCTTGACCCGAACGCCGATGAAACCGTCTTCCGGCAGACAAACAAAGGAGAAACTCTTGTTAAAACAGTTTTGACCGACAATTATCCGACTACTTCCGTTGAAAAAAACCCTCCGAAAGAAAACGCCGATTGTCAGTTGTACGAATTGCATCAGCAAACAGATTCTGACGGGGAATACGTGTATTTCGACATCGGCCTGCGCCGTAATAACGTCATGTATAACGCCGAAAACAACGCCTCCTATGTGATTATTCCGATTGAATCCCTGCGTGAAGAAAGCCGTGAATATTTCGCATTATATATCATCACTCCGGAGGTACAGCAGCTTACCTTGACTTTTAACGGCTTGGAATTATCGCTGCCCCAAGCGACAACATATATTCCGGGCACCGAAGTCATTATTGATGGTTATATTCAAGATTATATGCTGACTGAAGGTGGTCTGGTTATGATAATGTATGATTATCCCACCAGTGCAGTTTTAACACCGTTGGGATTGTATGTAAACGATAATCATGCCAGATCGCTTGCATATAGGTATGCGTCATTGACCTTCAATGACGGCAGCGAACAATATCTGAGCGAAATTTCAAACGATAAATCCGGTATCGCAAGCTGGAAGCCCCGTTATTTACCGACTCATTATCAAGGCGCAGTCTATCTGTTCAACGAAATCATGGATATTTCCACCGTTAAATCCCTTGTATTCAGCGATGAAATTGAATTCCCATTCGACGGCAGCGCGCCGTTTGTCCGTTCTTCCGGCAGAATTTTAGACCCAAACGACCCTCAACTCCTGTATTGGAAAATTACCGCTCAAATTCGGGATTATATCATCGAAAATTGCCCCGAATCTCAATATGTTCGAAAAACCGGTTTTCGTGCTTCTGATTTTTCATGTAGCTATGAAATTATCGATAACGGCAGTGTAAATGATAATAACTGTAAATTCATAATCAGTTTCTCCAGACTATCAGGAGGTACACTTGAAGAGGAAGCCCGGGCTAAGGTCGAAAGCATAAAACGCGGGATTAATTATGACTTGTCCTTCAACGTAGCGGGCACAGGCGTTTACAATGGCACTGATGTTCTGGTCGTAGAATGCGGTGAAACTTCGCCGGGTCTTTACAAGCGCTGCATTTTTGCGTTTTATGAAGGCAAATTACTGACTATCGAATACGACGGCTATACCGGCCAGCCGACCGATTATGCGTTCGACGCTCTTTTAAACCTGATCAAATTCGATTGA
- a CDS encoding MBL fold metallo-hydrolase, whose product MKKQTTKRLITLLLAAVLSIGIYLYERNCSAEQPKVFSSEFTLTVLGLDKADCIVLQSGGSVVLCDGGENSDAGDVVGFLLAQKITHIDVMIASHPHSDHIGGLDDVLNEESIQVDALIEPDIPENQTEDLPTVRDFNQAVTDNGVKKLSCKAGDVYDVNGDIKLTVLAPIGNDHDELNAWSAVVRADCGDVSVLLTGDTTVAEEKKMLENPQIAALLDCDILKVAHHGGTTSSGMDFLRAVSPQIALITARADAEDDYLTETVVGRLGELGAKVCDTRHNGRIICTQSEGKLRVNTQKSIE is encoded by the coding sequence ATGAAAAAACAGACGACAAAACGACTGATTACGCTGCTGCTCGCGGCGGTGCTTTCGATCGGCATATATCTTTATGAGCGGAATTGTTCGGCCGAACAGCCGAAGGTCTTTTCTTCCGAGTTCACGCTGACGGTACTGGGGCTCGATAAAGCCGACTGCATTGTATTACAGAGCGGCGGTTCGGTGGTGTTATGCGACGGCGGCGAAAATTCCGACGCCGGCGACGTGGTCGGTTTTTTACTGGCGCAAAAAATCACCCACATCGACGTGATGATCGCGAGTCATCCGCATTCCGACCACATCGGCGGGCTTGACGATGTGTTGAATGAGGAATCGATTCAAGTCGACGCGCTGATAGAGCCCGATATCCCCGAAAATCAGACAGAGGATTTGCCGACCGTCAGAGATTTCAATCAGGCCGTAACAGACAACGGAGTAAAAAAGCTCTCCTGTAAAGCGGGCGACGTTTATGACGTCAACGGCGATATCAAGCTGACGGTGCTTGCGCCGATCGGAAATGACCACGACGAACTCAACGCCTGGTCGGCGGTCGTCAGGGCCGACTGCGGCGACGTATCGGTGCTCCTTACCGGCGACACCACGGTTGCCGAGGAAAAAAAGATGCTCGAAAATCCGCAGATTGCGGCGCTTCTCGACTGCGATATTTTAAAAGTCGCGCACCACGGCGGAACAACTTCTTCGGGCATGGATTTTTTGCGCGCGGTCTCGCCCCAAATCGCGCTGATCACCGCGCGGGCAGATGCCGAGGACGATTATCTGACGGAGACCGTCGTCGGGCGGCTCGGCGAACTCGGAGCAAAGGTCTGTGACACCAGACACAACGGCAGAATCATCTGCACCCAGAGCGAAGGGAAACTCAGGGTGAATACGCAGAAGTCAATCGAGTGA
- the trpS gene encoding tryptophan--tRNA ligase — protein MENEARKRIFSGIKPTGELHLGSYLGAIKNWASLQDEYDCVYCIVDMHAVTVRQDPATLRKRSLSLLAQYIACGLDPNKNIMFIQSHVPAHAELAWVLNCFTMVGELNRMTQFKDKSKKNKDNINAGLYDYPVLMASDILLYQANLVPVGDDQKQHVELCRDVAGRFNGVYGDVFTIPEPFIPKIGARIMSLSDPESKMSKSEEDPAGTVDLMDEPNIILSKFKKAVTDSETCVKYDPKNKKGISNLMSIYSASTGKTFKEIEAEFEGKGYGVFKPAVGEAVVELLRPIRAKAGQLLSDKAYLESIYKDGAQKASVLAARTLSKVYKKVGFVAK, from the coding sequence ATGGAAAACGAAGCCAGAAAACGCATTTTCTCGGGCATCAAGCCGACCGGCGAACTGCATCTCGGCAGCTATCTCGGCGCAATCAAGAACTGGGCCTCTCTTCAGGACGAATACGACTGCGTCTACTGCATCGTCGATATGCACGCCGTCACCGTCCGTCAGGACCCGGCGACGCTGCGCAAAAGGTCGCTGAGCCTGCTCGCGCAGTATATCGCCTGCGGCCTCGACCCGAATAAAAACATCATGTTCATCCAGAGCCACGTCCCGGCGCACGCCGAACTGGCCTGGGTATTGAATTGTTTCACCATGGTCGGCGAACTCAATCGCATGACCCAATTCAAAGACAAATCCAAAAAGAATAAAGACAACATCAATGCCGGGCTTTACGATTATCCGGTTTTGATGGCGTCGGATATTTTGCTGTATCAGGCCAATCTCGTCCCGGTCGGAGATGACCAGAAGCAGCACGTCGAACTCTGCCGCGACGTTGCGGGGCGTTTCAACGGCGTCTACGGCGACGTCTTCACGATTCCGGAGCCGTTCATCCCGAAAATCGGCGCGCGCATCATGAGCTTGTCCGACCCGGAGAGCAAGATGAGCAAGTCCGAAGAGGACCCGGCGGGAACCGTCGATTTGATGGACGAGCCGAACATCATTTTGTCGAAATTCAAAAAAGCGGTCACCGACAGCGAGACCTGCGTCAAATATGACCCGAAGAATAAAAAAGGCATCTCCAATCTGATGAGCATTTACAGCGCATCGACCGGAAAGACCTTCAAAGAAATTGAAGCCGAATTCGAGGGCAAAGGCTACGGCGTGTTCAAGCCGGCGGTCGGCGAAGCGGTGGTCGAACTGCTGCGCCCGATCCGCGCAAAGGCCGGGCAGCTGCTCTCCGACAAGGCCTATCTCGAGAGCATCTACAAAGACGGCGCGCAAAAAGCCTCCGTCCTCGCTGCCCGAACTTTATCCAAGGTCTATAAAAAAGTCGGCTTCGTGGCAAAATAA
- a CDS encoding PLP-dependent aminotransferase family protein, with protein sequence MNYRLSESFKNLRPSAIREILKHTSGTDVIPFAAGNPSPEAFPTEDIRRIINEITKRPPAAFLQYGISEGYAPLRDYLKADLTAKGLKSDSDDLIIVSGAQQGIDLSAQIFCNAGDVILCEDPSFIGSLNAFRSHGIKLAGIPMENDGLDLAALEKAMKTPEAKLLYVIPNFQNPSGTSTSWEKRIKIYELAKKHGIVILEDNPYGDLRFAGEEIPTIKSLDRDGLVIYCGSFSKLIAPGIRVGYLLADAELIAKLTVAKQASDVHTNLLAQILVHEFISTCDLPAHTKKMQSLYRHKYNLMARGLEENVPGTVRFTKPEGGLFVFGYLPETMDMMGVVRACIDRKLAIVPGSAFSVDLQKPAHTIRLNFSTPSDEQIVRGCEILGNVIKAL encoded by the coding sequence ATGAATTACCGTCTCAGCGAGAGCTTTAAAAACCTCAGGCCGTCGGCCATCCGTGAGATTTTAAAACATACCTCCGGCACCGACGTCATTCCGTTTGCCGCCGGAAACCCGTCTCCGGAGGCCTTTCCGACCGAGGATATCCGACGCATCATCAACGAGATCACAAAAAGGCCTCCCGCGGCTTTTTTGCAATACGGCATCAGCGAGGGTTATGCGCCGCTGCGCGACTATCTGAAAGCCGATCTGACCGCAAAGGGGCTGAAGTCCGATTCCGACGATCTGATCATCGTCTCGGGCGCGCAGCAGGGCATTGATCTCTCGGCGCAGATTTTTTGCAATGCGGGAGACGTGATTCTTTGCGAGGACCCGTCCTTTATCGGTTCCTTGAACGCCTTCCGCTCCCACGGCATCAAACTCGCGGGAATTCCGATGGAAAACGACGGGCTGGATCTCGCAGCGCTGGAAAAGGCGATGAAAACACCGGAAGCGAAGCTTTTATATGTGATACCGAATTTTCAAAATCCTTCGGGCACTTCGACTTCATGGGAAAAGCGCATAAAAATTTATGAACTCGCGAAGAAACACGGAATCGTCATATTGGAGGACAACCCCTACGGCGACCTGCGGTTTGCCGGCGAGGAGATCCCGACCATCAAATCCCTTGACCGGGACGGCCTTGTGATCTACTGCGGCAGCTTCTCCAAACTGATCGCGCCCGGCATCCGCGTCGGTTATCTGCTTGCCGACGCCGAGTTGATTGCCAAACTGACCGTCGCCAAACAGGCCTCCGATGTACATACCAACCTGCTGGCCCAGATTCTCGTCCACGAGTTCATCAGCACCTGTGACCTCCCCGCGCACACGAAAAAAATGCAGTCCCTTTACCGGCATAAATATAACCTGATGGCGCGCGGGCTCGAAGAAAACGTCCCCGGCACCGTGCGGTTCACCAAACCCGAGGGCGGCTTGTTCGTCTTTGGTTATCTGCCCGAAACGATGGATATGATGGGCGTCGTCAGGGCCTGCATCGACCGGAAACTCGCCATCGTGCCCGGCTCCGCGTTCTCGGTCGACCTTCAAAAACCGGCACACACGATCCGCCTCAACTTTTCGACCCCCTCCGACGAACAGATTGTCCGCGGCTGCGAGATCTTAGGCAATGTGATAAAAGCATTGTAA
- a CDS encoding DUF6291 domain-containing protein has translation MPINSFVFYRSFYEAIETLKKEEDQLKLMIAIIHRGLGMEDVPLSGVALGMFALIAPQLEANHKRYENGKKGAPYGKLGGRPKNEN, from the coding sequence ATGCCGATCAACAGTTTTGTTTTCTACCGCAGCTTTTACGAAGCGATCGAGACGCTCAAAAAGGAGGAAGATCAGCTGAAACTCATGATAGCGATCATCCATCGGGGACTGGGTATGGAGGACGTTCCGTTATCCGGTGTGGCTCTCGGGATGTTCGCTTTGATCGCCCCTCAGCTTGAGGCAAATCACAAGAGGTATGAAAACGGAAAAAAAGGGGCGCCGTACGGAAAGCTCGGAGGCAGGCCGAAAAATGAAAATTGA
- a CDS encoding D-2-hydroxyacid dehydrogenase — protein MKISLFDKCTLTVGDVDFSAIEALGDVTFHDIVPPKDLAETIGDADIVLVNKAVLTGEIFAQCKNIKYVGLFATGYNNIDLEAARRHGITVCNAPGYSTDSVTQHVFALLLQIAGSIGQYDRSVHNGDWVRSLAFSYFPYPITEIKDKTLGIFGYGSIGKSVAKAADAFGMKVIVCTRTKPENCPYELVSKEELFARSDYLTIHSPLTPQTKELVNKDTLALMKPTAVLINTSRGGVVNEPELADALNSGKIAAAGLDVLTVEPMKADNPLLSAKNCVITPHTAWASKEARQRLIGLVASNMKAFLDGKPVNVVS, from the coding sequence ATGAAAATCAGCTTATTTGACAAATGCACGCTCACGGTCGGTGACGTCGATTTTTCCGCCATCGAGGCGCTCGGCGACGTGACTTTTCACGACATCGTCCCGCCGAAAGATTTGGCCGAAACCATCGGGGACGCCGATATCGTTTTGGTCAACAAGGCAGTTTTGACCGGGGAAATTTTTGCGCAGTGCAAAAACATCAAATACGTCGGCCTTTTTGCGACGGGATATAACAACATCGATCTCGAAGCCGCGAGACGGCATGGGATTACGGTCTGCAACGCGCCGGGATATTCGACCGACTCGGTCACGCAACATGTGTTCGCGCTGCTGCTGCAGATTGCGGGCAGCATCGGGCAATACGACCGGTCGGTGCATAACGGCGACTGGGTCAGGTCGCTGGCGTTTTCTTATTTTCCTTATCCGATCACCGAGATCAAAGACAAGACCCTGGGCATCTTCGGATACGGCAGCATCGGCAAATCGGTCGCCAAAGCGGCCGACGCGTTCGGCATGAAGGTGATCGTCTGCACGCGAACAAAACCCGAGAACTGCCCTTATGAACTCGTGAGCAAAGAAGAACTGTTCGCGCGTTCCGATTATCTGACGATTCACAGCCCGCTGACTCCGCAGACCAAAGAACTGGTCAACAAAGACACGCTCGCGCTGATGAAGCCGACCGCGGTGCTGATCAACACGTCCCGGGGCGGGGTCGTCAATGAGCCGGAGTTGGCCGACGCGCTCAATTCCGGCAAAATCGCCGCGGCAGGCCTTGATGTGCTGACGGTCGAGCCGATGAAGGCCGATAATCCGCTGCTCAGCGCCAAGAACTGCGTGATCACCCCGCATACCGCATGGGCTTCCAAAGAAGCGCGCCAGCGGCTGATCGGTTTGGTGGCAAGCAATATGAAGGCGTTTTTAGACGGAAAGCCGGTCAATGTTGTGAGTTAG